The Streptomyces venezuelae genomic interval CGAGGACGGTCTGCGGTTCGTACGGGCGTACTCGGCCGCCTCGGCGGCGGAGGCGCTCGGCCCGGACGCCCTGGGCCGGGACCTCGGGGAGGACGGCACCCTCCTCGTCCTCGGGCCCTGGGTCACCGAGGACCTCCCGGAGCGCTCCGCCACGCACCGGGTGGCACCGGGCAGCTACTGCACCAGCCTCTGGCTGGAGCTGGCCGACCACTGGCAGGAGTGGCGGGAGAACCACCGGCGGATCGTCCTGTGCGACACGGACCCCCGCACCGGCCGCAGCCACGTGGCGCTCTTCGCCCGCGGCGAGGGATAGCTCCCGCGCGGCCCCGGGGACGAGCCCGTCCACCACGCCCCCGCCGTGGTGGACGGGCTCGCCCCGGTCGCCCCCGTACGGGCGGCGGGGCACGTACGGCACGGCTTCGACAGACATCGGACAAGGCAACCGAACCGAACCGAAGGGAAGGTCGGACACACGATGACCACGGCTGAGACGCGGACCATCAGGCTGGACTCCGCGAGGGCCGGCACCGGCCCGGCGACCTGGGGGCAGCGGGCGATCTGGGGTGTCGTCACCCGGCTCGGCGACGACGCGCCCCGCTACAACGTGCCGGTCGACCTCCCCGTCACCCCGCCCCGCCCCGCCTCCCGCGTCCTCGCGGACGTGACGGAGCTGCTCCTGCTCCACGACAGCCTGCACACCCGTTTCCTGCCGGACGGCGAGGACGGCCTGCGGCAGGTCGTGGACGGCAGCGGCGAGCTCCCGGTCGAGATCCGTACGTGCTCCGCCGACCGGGCCGCCGGGACCGGCGCCGCCCTGCGGGCGGAGCTCGCCGGACGCTCCTTCGACCACACGCGGGAATGGCCCCTGCGGGTCGGCCTGGTGGAGTGCGAGGGCCTGGTCCACCGGCTGGTGCTGGTCGGCGCGCACACCGGGATGGACTACTGGGGCCTCGGCCGGCTGCTCCGCGACCTGGAGTCGGTCCAATCGGGGGAGACCGCCGCCTCGCTGCGCAGGGCGCGCCCGGCGCTCCAGCCGCTGGACGCCGCGGAGGTCCAGGCCTCGCCGCTCGGCCGCCGCCGGGACGAGGCGGCCCGCCGCTACTGGTGCGAGCAGCTGACCGCGGGACCCCGGCAGATCTTCCGGGAGCCCGCGGCACCGGAGCTCGCGGACGATCCGCACCGGATGTTCCCGAACGCGCTGCTGCGCTCGCCCGCGCTGGCGGTCGCCGTCGGGCGGGTGGCGGCGGAGCTGGAGGTGAGCGACGCCGCGGTGCTGCTCGGCGCGGCCGCCCACCAGCTCGCCAGGATGTCGGGGAGCAGCGACGTGCTGTTCCAGGTGGTCGTGGGCAACCGCTTCCAGCCGGCCGCCGCCGCGGCGGTCAGCACGGTCGCGCAGGAGGCCCTCTTCCGTCTCACGGACGCGGACCGGGACTTCGAGGACGCGGTGCGGCGGACGCGGTCCGTCGCCTTCAGCGCCTTCCGCCACGCCGCGTACGACAAGTGGGCGCTGGACAGGGAGGTGGCGCCGCTGGTCGAGAAGGGCGAGGCCGCCGACCACTCGTACTGGTGGAACGACACCCGCGACCCGGGCGTCGGGCCCTTCGACGGCGGCGAGCGACCGAAGACCCCGCTGAGCGAGCTGATCGGCCGGACCGAGCTCGGCTGGCCGACGGAGTTCCTGCCCCGCAAGAACGTCTCGATGGCCGTGGACGTGCTGACCGCCCCGGGCGCCCTGGACCTCGCCATGACCGCCGACCCGGCCGTCCTCGACCGCGCCGGCATGGAGCGGTTCCTGCGCGGGGTCGAGCGGCTGATCGTCGCCGAGGCGATAGCGCTGGGGGACTGATGACGGAGACGTACGCGGGAATCGCCTGGACGGACGAGGGCTACCAGGTCGAGGTCCTGGACGGTGCCGGGCGCAGGGTCGTGGAGCCGGGCCGCTGGAGCGGCGCCCAGGCCGCCGAACTCATCGCCTGGCTCCGGGACTTCGACGGCGGGCGGGCTCCGGCCGTGGTGCTGGAGAGCACCAACGGCCTGCTCGACGGCCCGATGACGGCGGCCGGCCTCGAGGTCTACCGCGCGGATCCCTGGCTGCTGCCGCCGCGGCCGGACTTCGGCTCCGTCCCGGCCGGGCTGCTGGCGGAGCGGGCCAGGACCGCTCCCGGCGAGCTGGCCCGGGTCACCGCCGAGGGCGGCACACTGACCGGCCGCGCCGAGGAGTACTTCGCCGGGGTGAAGCGCGGCGAGCCGATCGTGGCGGAACTGACGGCGAGAGGACGCTGCTTCGCGCACGGCCGCCGGGACGACCCCAGGGTCGCGCTCACCTTCGACGACGGGCCCGACCCGGTCTTCACCCGTCAGGTCCTGGACATCCTGGACCGCTACGGAGCCCGGGCGACGTTCTTCTGCGTCGGGCACCACGTCGCCGCGCTGCCCGATCTCGTGCGCCGGACCGCCGCCGCCGGCCACGAACTGGGCAACCACTCCTGGTCGCACCCCTACCTGCCCGACCTCACCCCGGAGCAGCTGCGCGAGCAGCTCGACCGGACGGCGGAGACCGTGGCCAAGGTGACGGGCGAGGAGGCCCCGACCCGGTTCCGGCCGCCGTACGGGGCGCTGAGCCCCGAGGTGCTGGCCGCCCTGGAGGGATGTCCGACCCGGCTGACGATGTGGGACGTGGACACCCGCGACTGGGCGAGGCCTGGGCCGGAGCGGATCGCCGCGACCGTCCTGGAGTCCGCGGGGCCGGGCTCGGTGGTGCTGATGCACGAGGGCGCCGGCGACCGCTCCCAGACCGTGGCGGCCCTCCCGTCGATCGTCGAGGGCCTGCTCGAACGCGGCCTGGAACTGGTCACCGTGGCGGAACTCGAAGACGACGATCACCGACCGAAGGGTTGAACAGTCATGGAAGAACGTCTCGCCGAGCACACCGCGGCGGATGCGCCCCCGCCGACGAAGGACGGGCCCGGGCCCGACGGGGCAGCGCCGCCGGGGCCGCCGTCCGGCTCGCCGTCCTCCGGAGAGCCGGCGATCTGGTCCCGTAACTTCCGGTACTACTTCACGGCCCGCAGCGCCGGCCTGCTCAGCTGGGCCATGCTGCCGGTCGCGGTCTCGGCCGGTCTGCTCAGCGGCGGGTACGGCCTGGACACCGCCGGGTACTCGATGGCCTTCCTGGTCGCTCCGTTCGCCGGTCTGGTGCTGTTCGGCGGGGTCCTCGCCGACCGGTTCACGGCCCGCCGGATGATGATCATCGCGGATCTGGCCAACCTCACCGCCCACGTCCTGCTGGCCCTCCTCTTCATCCACGGCATCGACCATCTCTGGCAGCTGTACGGACTTCTTGTGGTGGCCGGTACGGCCAACGCGCTGTTCCAGCCGGGCGCCTCCTCGACCGTCCCGCTGGTCTCACGGGACGTGCAGGGCGCCAACGGCGTGCTGCGCACCTCCGAGGCGATCACCGGTCTCGGCGGTCCGGCCCTGGCCGGTGCGCTGGTCGGCTTCGGGTCCACCGGCTGGGTGATGGTGATCTCCGCCGTCGCCTACGGGACCAGCGCGATCTGCCTGTTCGTGCTCCGGCTCGGCGTGGTGCCCGCGCCGCCGGCCGGGCAGAGCCTGTGGCGCAACCTGGCCGTCGGCTGGCAGGAGTTCACCTCCCGCAGCTGGCTGTGGGGAGTCATCCTGATCTGGATGTTCTACGCGGTGCTCTCCTGGGGGCCGCAGCTGTCGGTGGCCGCCGGCGTCATCGTGCCCGAGCACGGCGCGTCCGCCTTCGGTCTCATCAACGCCGCGCTGGGCGCCGGCACCGTCGCCGGCGGTCTCCTCGCGATCCGCTACAAGCCCCAACGGCCGCTCGCCGCAGGGGCCGTGGCGATGATGGCGTACCCGATCTACCCGCTCGGCATCGTCCTCGGCTGGCCGGTCTGGCTCCTCGCCGTCGCCCAGGTCCTCGTCGGCGCCGGGATCGGCGTCTGGGGCGTCATGTGGGCCACCAGCGTGCAGACCCAGGTGCCGGGCGAGGTGCTGAACCGCGTCCACGCCTACGAGGTCGCGGGCTCCGTCGGCATGTACCCGATCGGCAGCGCGCTGGCCGGGCCGGCCGTCGGCGCGTTCGGCACGGACACCGTGCTCCTGGTGGGCGTGGTGGTCTCCTTCCTCACCGCCGCCGCCCTCCTGGCCGCCCGTCCGATACGGACCCTCGAACGCGTCCCGGACCGCGTCTGAGCGGCCCCGGCGGCGCACCGGACGATCCGTACGGGACGTCACCATACGGTCCGCGCGATCCGCGTCGGACGTCACCGCACGGTCCGCGCGGTCCGTGCGATCCGCGTCGGACGTCACCGCACGGTCCGTGCGATCCGTGCGATCCGCGCGGTCCTCACGGGACGTCCGGTCGCCGCGCGTGCCCGCGGAGCCCGTGCACTCCCGCGGAGGGCGTGCACTACCTGGTCCGCCGCGGCGAGGAGGTCCTCGACGAGCTGCCTGTCGCCGCGCCGGACCGGGCGACCGCGGCGGGGCTCCCGCCGTGGCGCGCCCTGGAGCACACCGCCTCGCGCACCCTGCTGAGGGCGCTGCTGCGGGAGATCGGCGAGGACCTCGGGGGCGGCCCGGTCGCCGCCCGCCCGGGCGGCCGGCCGTACCTCCCCGGCCGCCCCGACCTGGGCGTGAGCCTCTCGCACTCCTCGGGCTGGGTCGCCGCGGCCGTCGCCAGGGACCGTGACGTCGGCGTCGACGTCCAGTCCCCGCGCGCCGTCGGCGACCGCCTCCTGCGGCTGTGCTGCGCGCCCGGCGACGCCGAGGCGCTCTCCGCCCTGCCCGAGGCCGGTCGCAGAAGGGAGTTCGCCTGGATCTTCACCGTCCAGGAGGCCTGCGTGAAGGCGACGGGCAGGGGCTTCGCGGGCCGCCCCTGGACCGTCCCGGTGACGCTCGGGCAGCGAACGGGCACCTGGGGACAGGTCAGTTGGCACGCCCCGCGCGCAGCGCAACCGGTGCCGGCCTGCTGCGCCTGGACCGAACGGCGCGGACCGGGCGGGGCGTTCCGACAGGTGGGCGCCGCTGGCGGTGACGGGCTGTGAGCCCGTAGAACACCAGCAGCAACCGGTACGCGGAACGAGAGGGCATCATGAGCGCCACCACAGAAGCCATCGCCGGCCCGACGGGCGGCGGCGACCTGGCCGTCACCGAGCGGACCCGGCTGCGGCGCATGCGGGAGAAGGGGAGTCACCTGCGGGCCGATCTGGACGCGGTGCTCGCGGCGGGCTTCCTGTGCCACCTCGGGGTCCCCGTCGACGGGACGACGATGGTCGTGCCCACCGCGTACGGCGTGGACGGCGACCACCTCTACCTCCACGGCTCGGTCGCCAGCCGCAGTCTGGTCCAGGCCCCCGACACCACCGTCTGCGTCACGGTCACCCATGTCGACGGTCTCGTCCTCGCCCGCTCCGTCTTCGAGCACGGCGTCAACTACCGCTGCGCGATGGTCTATGGCATACCGCGGATCGTGACGGACCCGGAGGAGAAGCTGCGCGGGCTGCGGGCGCTCACCGAGCAGAGCTCGCCGGGTCAGTGGGAGTACGTGCGGCAGCCCAGCCGCAAGGAGCTCGCCGCGACCTCCGTCCTCGCGCTCGACCTCACCGAGGCCTCGGTGAAGACCCGCAGCGGCCCGCCGGACGACGGCGACTCCGAGGACGCGGCGCTCGGCCTGTGGGCGGGTGTCCTGCCCGTCGTGACCACTTTCGGCGAGCCGGTCACCGACCCGGTCCTGCCCACGGACCTCGCCCCGCCGGCGCATGTCGCCTCGCGCGCGGGGCAGGTGCTCGGGGAGATTCCGGGGGAGTGAACGGGGGCCCGGCCGGGCTCAGGGGCCGGCCGTGTTCTCCGTCAGGGGCCGCACCGTGAGGCGGCCGAGGTGGCCTTCGTCCGCGAGGACGTCCACCGAGGTGATCCGGCCGTCCAGCACGGTGAAGGCGAAGACGGTGTCCGGCCGCCCGTCGCGGGTCAGGACCAGGCCCGCCGCCCCGTCCACCAGCGCCTGACGGGCCTCCCGGAACCGGCCGGCGAGGGCCAGGGCCACCGCCCCCGCCCCGTGCGCGGTCCGCATCCCGGCCCGTACGGCGGTGGGGTCGGCCCGCAGCGCCACGTCCGGGTCGAGGAGCGCGAGCAGCGCCTCGGAGTCCCCGCCCCGCGAGGCCGCGAGGAACGCGGCGACGGTCTCCCGCTGGCGCGCCGGGTCGGGTTCCGGCATCTCCTCCGTGCCCCGCACCCGGTGCCGGGCCCGGGCGGCCAGCTGCCGGGCGGCGGCCGGGGTGCGGTCCAGGACCGGGGCGACCTCCTCGTGCGGCACGTCGAACAGGTCGTGGAGGACGAAGGCGATCCGCTCGGGCGGGGTGAGCGTGTCCAGGGCCGTCAGGAGGGCGGGGTCCGGCGGGCCGGCCGGACCGGCGCCAGGACCGGGCCGGACCGCCGGGGTGTCCCACGGGTCCCAGGGATCCCAGCGGGCCGTCCGGTGCGTCTCGCGGGCCCGGAGCCGCGCCAGGCAGATCCGGGCCAGCGTGTCGAGCGGCCGTTCGCCGGCTGTGGGGCGGCGCGCCGCCTCCCGTAGCGCCTCTTCCACCGCCTCCCCGGCCTCGTCGGGCGTGCCGAGCATCCGGTACGCCACGGCCTCCAGGCGGGAGCGGCCGGCGAGGACGTCGTCGTCATCCACGGGTCGTGACCTCCGTGAGGGCGGGCGGCCTCAGTCGCCGTGGCCGGTGCCTCCGCTGCCGAAGCCTCCGCTGGAGATGCCGCCCCACTTGCGCTTCTCCTCGCTCGGCGGGTCCGGTGACGTCTCGGTGCCGCCGGACTTCTTGAGCTGGTATGGCATGAGGCGGTGCTCACCGTCGGTCTGCGGCATCTCCTCGGGCCTGCGGTACTCGGACATCTCGCCGGGCAGTGCGTCGGTCTCCGGCCTGTGCGGCTGCTCCTCCGGCTTGGGTGTGTCGGACTCGCGGTCGCGTATCCGGTAACCGAGCCAGAAGGCGCCGATGAGTACGGCGACGAGAACGAGCCCGCCGATGACCTGTCCGAGGCCTGACTGCCAAACCCCAGCGGCCAGGACCTCTGCTGCGCTGAGAGTGTTCATACTCCAGGATTACCCGATTCCGCTTCTTCGGACCCGTCGGGCGGGGAACCCCTTCGAAGATTTCTGAAACATTCCCGCGCCCCCGTCGCGTCAATGAGGTGTACGGCGACCACGCCACGTGACCGCGAAGGGAAAGGAGGGGCATGAGAAAGTCCCGCGCGGACGAGTTCCTGGAGTTCGCCTCCGCACGCACGGGGCACCTGTTCCGGTCCGCATGCCTGCTGACCAGCGGCGACACCCACCTCGCCGAGGACCTCACACAGGAGACGCTCGGCCGGATGTACGCGATGTGGGGCCGCATGGCACGGATCGGCAACCCCGCCGCGTACGCCCAGACCGTGCTCGTCCGCACGTTCCTCAGCCACCAGAGGCGCCGCTCCGCCACCGAGCGCCCCCTCGGCGAGCTCCCCGACCGCGCACCCGAGAACGGCGAGGACCCGGCACTCCGGATCGCGCTGCTCGACGCGCTGGCCGGACTCGCGCCCAAGGACCGGGCGGTCGTGGTGCTGCGGTACTGGGAGGACCGCAGCATCGAGGAGACCGCCGACGCCCTGCACGTCAGCTCGGCGGCCGTCCGCACCCGCTCCGTACGGGCACTGGCCAAGCTGCGGCAACGGCTCGGCGGCAGCATCGCCGAGTTCGCCGCCCGCTGACCTGCACCCCGCAGGCCCCATCCACCAGACTTCTTTTCACCCACGGACCGGAGACGGTGATCTCGGCATGCCTCTGAACGAAGGTTCCCAGCACGACGACGCCCCGCACGAGGGCTTCGAGGAAGAGCTCGGCGCGGTCCTGCGCAGCACGGGCGAAGGCTTCTCCACCGAGGGCCGGAGCGAGCTCGTCGCGGGCGGACTCACCCGCGGGCGGCGCCGCCTGGTGCGCCGCCGCCTCGCGGTGACCGGCGGCGCCCTCGCGCTCGCCGCCGTCGGCATCGGCGGCGTGTACGGCGGCTCGCTGCTCGGCACCGGCGGGCCGTCGAAGGCCGCCGGCGTGGGCGCGGCTCCCAAGCCGACCACCGCCGAGGCCACGGAGCCGAGCCTGGCGGACAAGCGACGCCAGGCGATGGAGCAGGCGCAGATCCCGGTCAAGGACATCGCGGCCGCCATCCAGGCCAACACCCCCGCCGGCCAGTGGCAGTTCGAGAACCTCGACGGCAAGGGCCAGTCGGCCCTCGGCGTCTACGACGACGGTGGCGGCAAGGCCGCCGTCTCCGTCGGCCTCTACCGCGCGGGCGGCGGCGCCGGCGAGGCCGGCGCGGGTCAGGTCGAGTGCCCGAGCAAGGTCCACGTCGACTTCGACAAGTGCACGACCGACCGGCTGCCGGGCGGCGACCGGCTGATGGTCATCCAGGGGTACGAGTACCCCGACCGGCGCGAGGACACCAAGAACTGGCGCGCGGTCCTGCTCACCAAGGACGGCTTCCTGGTCGACGCGAGCGAGTGGAACGCCCCCGCCCAGAAGGGCGCCGCGGTCAGCCGCGAGAACCCGCCCTTCACCGCCGCCCAGATGAAGGCCCTCGTCACGGCGGACGACTGGCGCCCGGTGCTCGACCAGCTGCCCGAGCTCCCGAAGACGGACGTCGACACGGGGTCGGGGATGCCCGGGGAGGCCAGTGGCCCCGAGATCCAGTCCACCGTGCGCTCGCTGCTGCCCAAGGGCCTTCGTGTGACGGACAAGGGCGGGGATTACGGCTACGGCTTCCTTGTCGTCGACGACGGCAAGGGCAAGAGCCTCTTCGAGATCAACGTCCAGCCGAACATGGGGGGCGCGGCCGGCGACCTCTTCGGCAGCGGCGAGGTCACCACCCTGCCCGACGGCCGCAAGGTGAAGGTCACCCAGGGGACCGCGGAGAAGGGCGGCTCCGGTGTCGTCTCGTGGGGCGTCGACACCATGACCCCCGAGGGCTTCCGGGTCGTCGTCTCCAGCATGAACGCGGGTGGGCACCGTCAGGACGCCACGCGCCCCGAGCCCGCGCTGACGGTGGAGCAGCTGAAGACGATCGCGCTGAGCCCGAAGTGGCAGAAGACGTCCGCCAAGTAACACCTGGACGAGCGGGGGAGTGAACGGGGGAGGGAGGGGTGGTGGGCGGCGGCCCGCCACCCCTCCCTCACGTCTACTTCGCGTCCGCGTACCGCTCCACCGTCGCCGTCGTGAACGGGAACCGCACCGGCGTCTCCCCGAACGCGATCCGCCCCGCCTCGTCCCCGGCCGCCCTGATCGCGGCCGTGACCGCCTCCGCCTCTTCCGCGGGGCAGTGCACGATCACCTCGTCGTGCTGGAAGAAGACCAGCTCCGCCCGCATCCCCCCGAGGGCGCGCCGCAGCGCCGCCAGCATCAGCAGCGCCCAGTCGGCGGCGCTTCCCTGCACGACGAAGTTACGGGTGAACCGGCCCCGCGCCCGGGCGTTACCGGAGGCGTACCCCGGGACGAACTCGCCCTCCGGCGCCGCCGGTTCGCCGCCCTCCTGCGGCAGCCCGGCCTCCTCGTCGTCGCCCGCGCCGACCGCCTTCGGGCTGGTCCTGCCGAGCCACGTCCGGACGAGACGCCCCTCCTCGCCCGCCTTCGCCGCGTCGTCCACATAGGCCACCGCGCGCGGGAAGCGGCGCCGCAGCGCCGCCAGGTTCTTCAGGCCGTCGCCGCTCGTCTGCCCGTAGATCGCGCCGAGCAGCGCGAGCTTGGCGTGGTCGCGGTCGCCGGAGAAGGCCCGGTCCGACAGGCGCGTGTACAGGTCGTCGGGGTGCCCCGCGACCTCCATCAGGCCCGGGTCCCGGGAGATCGCGGCGAGGACGCGCGGCTCCATCTGGTCGGCGTCCGCGACGACGAGCCGCCAGCCCTCGTCGGCGACGACGGCCCGCCGGATCACCTTCGGGATCTGCAGCGCCCCGCCACCGTTGGTCGTCCAGCGTCCGCTGACCGTGCCGCCCGGCAGGTACTCCGGCCGGAAGCGGCCGTCCCGCACCCAGTCGGCCAGCCACGACCAGCCGTGCGCCGTCCAGATCCGGTACAGCTTCTTGTACGCGATCAGGGGCTCCACCGCCGGGTGGTCGACCTCCTCCAGCTCCCAGCGGCGGGTCGACTTCAGCCGGATGCCGGCCTGCTGGAAGGCCTTCACCACGTCGGCGGGCAGGTCCGGCCGGACCCGGCGCCCGAAGGCCGCGGACACCTCGTCCGCGAGCTCGGCGAGGCGGCGCGGCTCGCCCCCGCCCGCGTACCGCTCGCCGAGCAGCTCGTGCAGCAGGTCCCGGTGCACGTCCGCCCGCCACGGCAGTCCGGCCCGGTGCATCTCGGCGGCGACCAGCATTCCCGCCGACTCGGCGGCCGTGAGCAGCCGCATCCTGCCCGGGTGCTCGGCCCGGTCGTGGCGGCGCAGCTGCTCCGCGTAGACCGCGAGGAGGCCCTCGAAGGGCACGGAGACGACGGGCCGCGGCTCGAAGAGCGAGTCCTGCGAGCCGGGCTCGGCGCTGCGCTGCGGCGGGTCGGGCGGCACCGGAGCGTTCCGCAGGCGCGCCCAGGCCGCCGCCGCGGAACGGGGCTCGCCGAGTCGCCCCTCGTGCCCGAGGAGGAGCAGCTCGGCGTCCTCCACGTCGTAGCACCGCTCGACCCGCACCCCGGCGGCGAGCAGCCGGGGATACACCTCGGCGGTCGACCGCCAGACCCAGCGGGCCACCTCGGGGCGGGCGCGCACGGCGGCCGCCAGGTCCGGCTCGCGCCGCACCTCCCCGGCGGGCAGCCCGTCCTGGCCGAGGGGCACGAGCAGCGCCCCGTCCCCCTCGGCCTCGGCCGCCAGCGCCCACCTCTCGCTCATGGGTGCGAGTCTGGCACCCGCCACTGACAGTGCCGGGTCACGACATCGACCGATCGCTACGCCGCCGCGTGGAAGAGCGCGGCGGCCTCGCCGCGCGAGTCGACGCCCAGTTTGTTCAGGATGTTCGCCACGTGGAACTTCACCGTCGACTCGCTGATGTGGAGCTCCTCCGCGATCCGCCGGTTCCGGTGGCCGAGCGCCAGGTGCCGCAGCACCTCCACCTCCCGCTCGCCGAGCCCGGTCAGCGGGTGCGCCGCCTCGACGGGCGTCTCCGGGGTCGCGAGCGGGACCACCGCCGTGATCGTCGTGCCCCAGCCCGGCACCGCCTCCATGTCGAGCCGCCCGCCGAGCACGTCGAGCCGGTCCCGGATGCTGCCCGCCCCCAGGTCGCAGGGGGCCAGGGCGCCCGCCCCGTCGTCCCGCACCGAGGCCCTCAGCTCGTGCTCGGTCAGCTGCCAGCCGACGTGGACCCGGCGCACGGAGTCCTGCTCCAGGACGATCAGGAGCAGGGCGCGGACGATGGCCCGCGCGCTGTGCGCCACGTCCGCGGCGAGCGAGCGGTCCGAGTCCGGCGCGCCCAGGTCGAGCCGGACCGCGGTGTGCCGCAGCATCGGGCGCAGCTCGCCGGCGAGCCGCTCGAAGGCGTCCCCCGCGGGCTCCTCCGCGAGCGCCCGGTCCCGCCGCTGTTCGGCCCGCATCTCGATCAGCGCCGTGGCGGCCAGGTCGGTCGCGGTCGCCCGGGCCGTCGTGTCGTCGAGGGCGCGGCTGCGCAGCACCCCGAGGACCCCGGAGAGCGCGGCCGCGTGTGCGGTCGACAGCTCGGCGATGACCCGGGCCCGGGTGTCGGCGGCCGCGCGCGAACGGGCCAGGGCCCCCGGCATCGCCTCCGTGGCGAACCGGTCGAAGTGGCTGGTCACCAGGTTCCACAAGGCCTGCGCCACGGCCAGCTCGGCCGCTCCGGCCGGGGCGGCGCCGTCCTCCCGTACGAGCACGAGGACCGCTCCGCGCCGGGTCGCGTCGCTCTTCACGGCGACGACCTCCCGCGCCCGGCCGCCGATCGTCGCGACGCCCTGCCAGGGCTCCCCGGGGACGCCCGCCAGGAGCAGCGGCGTCAGTTCGGCGGAGGTCAGCAGCTCCGTGCCGCCCAGGGCCTTGAAGGGGGAGTGGGCGCAGTGCGTGGAGAGTTCGGCGGCGTCCACGTGCGGGATCAGGGGGGCGAGGGCGGCCGAGACCTTGGGGAGGATCCCGCCGAGGGGCTGCCGGAGGATCTCGTACGCGGTGGTCAGGGTGAGCGCGTCCATGCGGTTCAGCGTACGGCGGGAGGGGACAGGTCCGGCCGGTCTTTCGGACAGGTGGGACTGGCCGTTGGGAGGGCGGGGAGAGGAGGGGGCGGGGCGCAGGCTGGAGCACATCGAGGAACGCATCGAGCACCGCAGGGTGTGAACGGGCAGCGCTGGAGGCTGAGATGGAAGCGATCGTGTACGAGGAGTTCGGCGGTCCCGAGGTGCTGCGCCACACGACGGGCGTCGCCGTACCGGAGCCCGGCCCCGGCGAGGTCCGGGTCAGGGTGGCGGCCGTGGGCGTCAACCCGGTGGACTGGAAGCGGCGTTACGGCTGGGTCGAGGAGTTCTACCCGACGACCTTCCCCGCCGTCCCGGGGCTGGAGTTCGCCGGCACCGTCGACGCGCTCGGCGAGGACGTCACCGGTCTCGCCGTCGGCGACGAGGTCCTCGGCTGGACGAAGACCGGCGCCTACGCCGAGTACGCCATCGCCGGCATCATCGCGCCCAAGCCGGCCGGGCTCTCCTGGGAGGCCGCCGCGAGCCTGCCGGTGGCCGGGGAGACCGCCCGGCGGGTCCTGGACCTGATCGGCGTGCGGGAGGGCGAGACGCTCTTCCTGCACGGAGCGGCGGGCGTCGTCGGCTCGGTGGCCGTCCAGCTCGCCGTCGCTGCCGGGATCACGGTCGTCGGCAGCGCCTCCAAGTCCAACCACGCCTACCTGCGGGAGCTCGGCGCGATCCCGGTGGCGTACGGGGACGGTCTGGCCGAGCGGGTCAGGGCTGCCGCACCGGACGGCGTCCACGCGGTCTTCGACGCGGCCGGCCACGGCGTGCTGCCGGTCGCGATCGAGCTCCTGGGCGGGGAGGGGACCGCGGACAAGCGGCGGATCGCGACGATCGCG includes:
- a CDS encoding DUF6479 family protein, with the protein product MNTLSAAEVLAAGVWQSGLGQVIGGLVLVAVLIGAFWLGYRIRDRESDTPKPEEQPHRPETDALPGEMSEYRRPEEMPQTDGEHRLMPYQLKKSGGTETSPDPPSEEKRKWGGISSGGFGSGGTGHGD
- a CDS encoding SigE family RNA polymerase sigma factor; translation: MRKSRADEFLEFASARTGHLFRSACLLTSGDTHLAEDLTQETLGRMYAMWGRMARIGNPAAYAQTVLVRTFLSHQRRRSATERPLGELPDRAPENGEDPALRIALLDALAGLAPKDRAVVVLRYWEDRSIEETADALHVSSAAVRTRSVRALAKLRQRLGGSIAEFAAR
- a CDS encoding MFS transporter, which gives rise to MEERLAEHTAADAPPPTKDGPGPDGAAPPGPPSGSPSSGEPAIWSRNFRYYFTARSAGLLSWAMLPVAVSAGLLSGGYGLDTAGYSMAFLVAPFAGLVLFGGVLADRFTARRMMIIADLANLTAHVLLALLFIHGIDHLWQLYGLLVVAGTANALFQPGASSTVPLVSRDVQGANGVLRTSEAITGLGGPALAGALVGFGSTGWVMVISAVAYGTSAICLFVLRLGVVPAPPAGQSLWRNLAVGWQEFTSRSWLWGVILIWMFYAVLSWGPQLSVAAGVIVPEHGASAFGLINAALGAGTVAGGLLAIRYKPQRPLAAGAVAMMAYPIYPLGIVLGWPVWLLAVAQVLVGAGIGVWGVMWATSVQTQVPGEVLNRVHAYEVAGSVGMYPIGSALAGPAVGAFGTDTVLLVGVVVSFLTAAALLAARPIRTLERVPDRV
- a CDS encoding polysaccharide deacetylase family protein; the encoded protein is MTETYAGIAWTDEGYQVEVLDGAGRRVVEPGRWSGAQAAELIAWLRDFDGGRAPAVVLESTNGLLDGPMTAAGLEVYRADPWLLPPRPDFGSVPAGLLAERARTAPGELARVTAEGGTLTGRAEEYFAGVKRGEPIVAELTARGRCFAHGRRDDPRVALTFDDGPDPVFTRQVLDILDRYGARATFFCVGHHVAALPDLVRRTAAAGHELGNHSWSHPYLPDLTPEQLREQLDRTAETVAKVTGEEAPTRFRPPYGALSPEVLAALEGCPTRLTMWDVDTRDWARPGPERIAATVLESAGPGSVVLMHEGAGDRSQTVAALPSIVEGLLERGLELVTVAELEDDDHRPKG
- a CDS encoding 4'-phosphopantetheinyl transferase family protein, with the translated sequence MHYLVRRGEEVLDELPVAAPDRATAAGLPPWRALEHTASRTLLRALLREIGEDLGGGPVAARPGGRPYLPGRPDLGVSLSHSSGWVAAAVARDRDVGVDVQSPRAVGDRLLRLCCAPGDAEALSALPEAGRRREFAWIFTVQEACVKATGRGFAGRPWTVPVTLGQRTGTWGQVSWHAPRAAQPVPACCAWTERRGPGGAFRQVGAAGGDGL
- a CDS encoding condensation domain-containing protein — encoded protein: MTTAETRTIRLDSARAGTGPATWGQRAIWGVVTRLGDDAPRYNVPVDLPVTPPRPASRVLADVTELLLLHDSLHTRFLPDGEDGLRQVVDGSGELPVEIRTCSADRAAGTGAALRAELAGRSFDHTREWPLRVGLVECEGLVHRLVLVGAHTGMDYWGLGRLLRDLESVQSGETAASLRRARPALQPLDAAEVQASPLGRRRDEAARRYWCEQLTAGPRQIFREPAAPELADDPHRMFPNALLRSPALAVAVGRVAAELEVSDAAVLLGAAAHQLARMSGSSDVLFQVVVGNRFQPAAAAAVSTVAQEALFRLTDADRDFEDAVRRTRSVAFSAFRHAAYDKWALDREVAPLVEKGEAADHSYWWNDTRDPGVGPFDGGERPKTPLSELIGRTELGWPTEFLPRKNVSMAVDVLTAPGALDLAMTADPAVLDRAGMERFLRGVERLIVAEAIALGD
- a CDS encoding pyridoxamine 5'-phosphate oxidase family protein; its protein translation is MSATTEAIAGPTGGGDLAVTERTRLRRMREKGSHLRADLDAVLAAGFLCHLGVPVDGTTMVVPTAYGVDGDHLYLHGSVASRSLVQAPDTTVCVTVTHVDGLVLARSVFEHGVNYRCAMVYGIPRIVTDPEEKLRGLRALTEQSSPGQWEYVRQPSRKELAATSVLALDLTEASVKTRSGPPDDGDSEDAALGLWAGVLPVVTTFGEPVTDPVLPTDLAPPAHVASRAGQVLGEIPGE
- a CDS encoding sigma factor-like helix-turn-helix DNA-binding protein, which gives rise to MDDDDVLAGRSRLEAVAYRMLGTPDEAGEAVEEALREAARRPTAGERPLDTLARICLARLRARETHRTARWDPWDPWDTPAVRPGPGAGPAGPPDPALLTALDTLTPPERIAFVLHDLFDVPHEEVAPVLDRTPAAARQLAARARHRVRGTEEMPEPDPARQRETVAAFLAASRGGDSEALLALLDPDVALRADPTAVRAGMRTAHGAGAVALALAGRFREARQALVDGAAGLVLTRDGRPDTVFAFTVLDGRITSVDVLADEGHLGRLTVRPLTENTAGP